The Scleropages formosus chromosome 20, fSclFor1.1, whole genome shotgun sequence genomic interval AGACCGGTGAGGTGGCTGGCCTAATAATACTCAAGGATAGGGTCTCCATCATGTattcctccatggccttctgttCAGGTAAAGAAAGTGGGTAACCCGGCCCCTTGGAGAGGAGGTTGATGGCACAGTCCCACAGATGGTATAGAGGTAGGACAGACGCGTGCGATTTACTAAAGACCTCAGGGAGGTCCGCATACTCCTCTGGCACAGTCAGAGGCTGTGTAGAGTCAGGGCTTTTGACCGACGTGGATCTCCAAGAGAAAgaaaggcaagaggaagcgCACTATTCTCTCCATGATATCAGTTCCCCATTAGATCATGCAAAGCCAGTCAGGTGTACCCCAAAATTACCGGGGTGTCAGGGGATTTGataagaaaaaaggagatgGGCTCCTTATGACATACCTCCATCTGAAGGAGGATCTCCGCTGTTTGGGACTCCACCACTCCTGTCCCGAGTGGTTGCCCATCGAGCACCTTAACCCGTAACGTGATATCATGGGCAAAGAGTTGGCTGATCTGCCATCAGGGTGAGAATCCATGGATGTAGTCAGAGGACAAAGCGAATGGTCAAAAGCCGGAGGCCGGACACAGGACACAGGACACAGGACACAGGACACAGGACACAGGACACAGGACACAGGACAAGACAGTTctctcagtgagattccacaaatgcaagggagctgaggagggtcttttaaaggcaaGTGCTCTGAttggggggatgcggtggcgcagtgggttggaccgcagtcctgctcattagtgggtctggggttcgagtcccgcttggggtgccttgcgacggactggcgtcccgtcctgggtgtgtccccttccccctccggccttacgccctgtgttgccgggtaggctccggtttcccgtgaccccgtgggggacaagcggttctgaaaatgtgtgtgtgtgtgtgtgtgctctgattggtgtcaggtgctgtcgattatggtgcgggtgtggacatgacaaaATGGTGTTGAACACTGGTAGCTTCTTTAAGGCAAAGTAAcaaatcattttacattgtttcactATGAAAAGCTCTTTTTTGGATTGgatagatgaatggatggagtTTGGAAGTGTCTCAGGTGGTGATGAAATCACTTGGCCATTAGTAACTGGTTGTAGGGTCTTGAACTCGTGAACACAGTCAACTACCGGAATTTTCTTATTACAGTTTTTCCTCTGGTATTTTTCTCCAAGCCATCTGAAAAAAGTTATTGTAGTGTTAGGATAACTAGCTGAAGTTtagtaaatactgtattaccAGCACACATATTCAATGTAATTAAAGTTTTCAATTAACAGCATTTTAGCAAATTGCCCCAATCACAACTCAGTAAGTCTGTTGAGAGTGCATGAACTGATGAATACTGCAGACCTCCGCATCAATTATCAGTGTTCACCCTGAGGacttaaaaaacaaatgaataactgtTATTTATCCCCTTCtctattaattatattaaaaaatttaagataaatatttcataaacttTTTAAGAAAGAGACTGTCATGATAGTATAAATCAGGggtgtccaaagtttttttggtgagggccaaatacagaaaaataagcaaaggcccgggccacacacaagaggtgacatattgacacatgattactgtgtgtatttctaactcaCCTATAATGTGAAGAACATTGCTCTCAGTGGGAGCAGTGATGCTGTCCTTTGGATTGAAGGATGGCTGGGATGTCTGATGCTTGGTCTCATAGTGCCGACGGACATTATACTCTTTCATCACGGCAACATCTTCATTGCAAATCAAACAGACACACTTTCCgttgatttctttaaagaaatattcattttcccacCGTGTTTGAAATCTTCTACACTCACTTGCTATCTTGCGTTTCTTCGGTGCTGCCATTTCTGGTGACTcgtggtaaatatttttctttgcttaattttgtttagtggagaagcaccttttctgtgactggctccatctagtgttgaaactgagaagtgcaacagagttgagctcaagcgccatgtgcgggccatattcaattatattttcagaatttgctgcgggccaataaaaactgacccGCGGGCCGCAGTTGGCCCGCGGGCcgtagtttggacacccctggtaTAAATGTACACTGATATATTTTGTCAGTCATTTATTACCATAAAAAAGACACAACGATACTCAAACCTGATAGCATCTTTTGGTACAGTTTTGTCACAGGTAGTTCTGGCATAATAGTTTGTGCAACCTGTGCGGATGCATaggtacagtacatttattattctCAAATAAATccgttttacatttaaatttatttatttagcagactcttttctccaaagcgacttccaatgaactctatgtagtgttaccagccaacCCCATATTCACCTAGGGGACTTacctcctagatacactacctacaatgggtTTTGATTCCTCaatataagaaaataaactATGAAACATGCTGAGGTGCAGCTTTATAACCACTGTAAGTATGTACAATCCAGAGAGAATCATCAGCAgtttaaatgaatgtgtttgatTAAGAGTACAACTCAATCAGAACTTGATAACTGAAATTCAAAGAGATGTCgctgtacacacatacatttaacaatttaacCTTAAACTGTACTACAGAGTCAAATGCCTGCAGGAGTTTAAACTTTTGCACAAGgcggtgttttctttttctgcctttctgtGAGGTCGTGTCCATGTGGCTGATCACTCAGTCATAACATTTTGGTTTTTGGTGGGATTCTCGAAGTCAGAAGCAGTCTATGTCCACTGTGCTCTTCTCGGGCCTGTCGTGCTCTCAAGCTGCTCCACGGGACTGTTCGCTGTTGTGATCTGTGTGGGTGCCATCAGCCACTGGCAGATCCTTCTCCACATCCCGCTCTGCCTCCTTGTGTGGATTATGTTTCTTACTCCGTCCAACACAACAGTACGatgccacacacagacacacacctgcagctatTAACTCTCCCCCGGCCATGTAGAATATGAGCTCATAGCTCTTGTATGCATCCACTAAACGACCTGTAAGACAGACAAAAGAATGCAGGTTATCATCAGTGTACAGAAACTACATGTAAGAGAATACATTTAAAGCagaattatactgtatgtaaacagAATCATCATACAGTATAGCAGTAAGATGAACAATTCTTTCACTTGTATTCCTCCGTCTTAAAACACTGGGTGCCCAACTTAAAAGTTTTTTTAGCAAAGGACTTTTTGCAGTTGTTAAAGTTTTTGAGATgtattttgtattcattttttcataaattcatcTAACGTACCAATTGGAGTTGCACGCTTAAGCTTCACTCAATTTTTCAACAGAGAGGGATCAGAAATAGAAAGCGCTGCCTTAAGtttgtcaacacacacacacacacacacaaaatgtttacaactgcttgtcccaagcagggtcatggcaatccagagcctaacctgacaacacagggcgcaaggctgaagggggaggggacacaccccagacgggacgccagtccgtcgcaaggcaccctaagcaggactggaaccccagatccaccagagagcaggccccggccaaacccgctgcgcccctcCACTGCTCTACCTCttttctttattgtgcttttgtgAGTCGTGAAAACTGCTCCCAGGGAACTCAGAACACACAGGCTCGTGCACGAGGTGTCCTGGCTCACCATCAGGAGAGGTGCTATTCCTGCCTGGTCTCCATCAGCAACTATCCAGGTTGCCAATATTTACATCtatatttactaatttaatagacgcttttccccaagcGACGTATCACTCtgagataacacacacacacacacacacacacacattgtctgaaccgcttgtcccatagagggttgcggagagccagagcctaacctggcaacacagggcgtaaggctgggggggggcacacccaggacagggcaccactccgtcgcaaggcaccccaagcgggactggaaccccagatccaccggagagcaggacccgatccaacccactgcaccaccccgcccccctctGAGataacaaaactgcattttaccaacagacagagagatacaGACACAGAACAATTCTTTGGGTACAATCACCAAGTCCCAAACCACAGTTTTTgaaacacacattacacaacTATCTGCGTATAGAATTAGAACAGAATAGAATTACAGTAAAGAACTGAAGTGAAGCCCCTGGCCCACTCCATATCACATTCAGTTGACAAACTTTTCGAGTAACAAACTAACTTGTTTCGTATTAAGTTTGTAAGTAGGGGACCCACTGTACTCTGTTCTGGTGTCTTCCTAGTGAACTAAACTCACTATTTTCAACGGCACTGTTTAAAGGAGAATATATTGAAGAATGTAGAAATACAAATGTGGACAGttattaattacataattacaaaataaatgaataagtaaaatcAATCATTTCTTTTAGCACATATCTCAGTCCTCGCAATGATCTgcccttctttttctttcctcactTTCCTCTTGATAAGGAACTTCCACAGGTTACAGAGCTCCTCACGTCTAGCTCTCCCGTGTCTCCCACTTCTCTCACCAGCCGAGGGGGGTCCGATGAGCACAGCCACAGCCTCGATGAGCAGCACCAGGCCCAGGGCACTGGAGAAACCCCTTGTCCCCACGATGCCCATCAGCATCTCAAACTGAAGGGCACCCACCATTCCATAGGACAGCCCGAAGAAGACGCAGAAGACCACAAGGCCAATGTAGCTTGTGCTTCTAGCAGAGCACACGTCCGTCAGCCCGTTGAAGAGCAAAGCCAGGCTGAAGAAGTAAGCCATCCTTGGTCGCACACGCTTTAGCCCAGCAACCAGGCCACATGTGGGCCGGGCAAAGATATCGACGAAGCCGATGATGGAGAGCAGGAAAGCAGCCTCATGATCTGGTATGCCCTGGTCCTTGGCGTAGTTCACCAGTAGGATGGTGGGAACAAAAAGGCCAAGGATAGCAACAAACTTGGTGATAATGTAGATTACAAGGCCCTTATTGCGGAGTACACTAAAGTCCAGAAGTTTCTTCCTGTTCTTCATGTTGGTTTTCTCAGATTGCTCCGTGCAATCCTCACTCTTACTACTGTCGTCCTGTCCTGTTTTTGAAGTTATCATCTCCTTCAGCTCTTGGGCACTAGCCTCTCCTCTGACTTCCTTGTTCTGCTTCTGCTCCAGGGGTCTCATGACAGCTCCGCAAGTGCAGCAGTTTAGCAGCAACCCACCCATGATGAGGAAGCCTCCTCTCCATCCAAAATGGTCCACCAGGACTTGGCCAAGTGgggagagagcagagaggaagactGGGCTCCCGGCTGCTGCGAGTCCGTTGGCCAATGGCCTCCGACGGTCAAAGTAGCAGCCGAGCATGATGAGTGATGGCTGGAAATTCAGCGCTAGGCCCATACCTGGAAAGACAGCGTTTGCGTAAGTCAGGGAGGAAGTACAACACAGTGAGTCAGTTAAAACAGAGGCCGCATAAGCACtggactgcaaaggaaagtgCAAGGATTACATGCTAAAACCAAGGAACAGGCATACACATACCAATTGTGCAACACAGCTTTATGAGCCTCCGGATAAAATATAGGGGTCAGCAGGGGGGATAATGGAATAATGTATAGACCTTGTGATCAGTCAGGGTGCATGTTCAGTCCCTAGAGTGCAACTGTTGCTGAGAATGGCACAAAGGAATGGTTCAAATATTCAGCCATTCATATGAAAAGTGATatggtgaatcactgtaagcttTTGAAGGCAGTGGGCTTTAagtattattttcaaagcaagtcaATAATGTAATGCCCTGCACCTGTCCAGGTGTACCCTGGTTCACGCCCTTTTGGGATAGGCTTCGACCACAGGAACACTTGCACTGGGTGAGAAGTTAatggtaatggatggatgaacggaTAACGTGAAGCTGGGACAAAGATGATAGTTGTGTGAGTTTTGTGGTAAAGAAAACGAATAATGAATAACACAAAGAGAGCGTGAAGCATTTGATGGCAGAAATGCAGTAAATGCAGTTAAAGAATAGCATTGGATGAGCAACCTGTGGCAACGCCAGCAGTCAGATAAAGCTGGACAATGTTGGTGGTGAAGGATGCAGCCACCATGCCTGCCGATGCCAGCAAGCCCCCAAACAGCATCACTGGTCGACAGCCAAACTTGTTCACCATTATACTGGACACAGGGCCTGGCCAGGAAGTATACAGAATTGCAGGGTGTGATTATTTCTACAGTCTTTGGTTCATGaatatgttgtatttattaatttttaaaattaataaacaattttagaaaagaaacatttttaataaaaaaacaaagctcaCCACTGCCATAGAGCATTGCAAGCATGATGGAGGAAATCCAGGCTGTATCACTGTAACCCACCCCGAAGTCTCGCATCAGTTCCTTGAAATAAATGCTGACAGCCTTGGGGAAGGCGTAGGAGAAACCAGTGACCACGAAGCAGCTCAGCAGTACAGCCCAGCCCCAGCCACCATCGGGGGCTGGCGGTCCTCTGCCCTGACCCATGCGGACCCCCATGCTCTCTCAGGATTCTGGGTCTAGTCAACAATGGGATGGTGGTGAAGTCCTCGGAGAATCAGTGACGTGACCCTCTCAGCTCCTCTGAACTACTGTGGATTAAAATGGAAGTCATCTTTCAGGATGTGTCAATATGCCCATACATTACAACCATACCTCAACATGTAGTAACAATTATGTCTTAACCATTGAACGGAATTATGTGCCCTTATTATTGTGATCAATACTTCATCTAGTAGATGACTTGCACTAGTGAAAGGTGATCTGTTCTTGTATTGTGAGCTTGCCTTCTGCGCTCTCAGTTCCTTAACCATAATGCCACTTACCACCCACTGGTAGACTCCATTATCACTGATTAACTTCCCAACACTTTGTTTGACAAGCATTACTTCACATTATCTCTGTCAGGCTAAGGTCTCTATTTTTTGTCTTACCCTTGTTTTATCTTTCATGACAATATCCTTTTCACATTCTAAAACTCTAGAAAGTTTACTTCTTTGTTTATGGAACCTGCTGCTCTACAGCTCAAGAGAGGTAAACATTTCACTGTCTGTTATCACTGCCTTACTGGCTGGTTTATTCCTACTCATCACATAAAATTTTTATTGGCTTTTTGGTTGGCTTTATTTGGCTATTTCGCCTCTAATCCAGGCAGTGTCGATACATGGTTTCTCAGCTATAAATCCCCTGAAATATTTCCTTAAATAAAAGCTCCATATTTAATTCTCAGTAATCctcatgaaattattttaaaggaataatCTGCTCAAACCATTTTTTGCTTATGCTTGTAGACATAAAACAGTGTGGAAGgtgatgaaaatacacacacacacattgtctaaaccgcttgtcccagacggggttgcggggaaccggagcccacccggcaacacagggcgtaaggtcgaagggggaggggacacacccagaacaggacgccagtccatcgcaagacaccccaagcaggacttgaaccccagatccaccagaaagcaggagccagccaaacccgctgcgccacggCATCCCccgtttaaataaataaataaatacacacacacacacacattatcagaaccgcttgtcccttacagggtcacggggaaccggagcctacccggcaacacagggcgtaaggccggagggggaaggggacacacccaggacgggacgccagtccgtcgcaaggtaccccaagcgggacttgaaccccagacccactggacagcaggactgcggtccaatccactgcgccaccgcaccccctaataaataaataaataaataaataaataaataaataaattcttactttattttatttattgaccTAAAATTTGGGTCTGGAATCCAGAAACGTAGGCATTATCATTGAGTTTATTAGTGAAATTGTCTTGCTCATAATAGGGATACCATCTTATTTTTCCCAGCCAAACATCCTTAAGTAGCTAGATCCTTTGGCCCCACCCACTCACCTGTCAATTACTGTCCGTCACAATATAAACCTCCTCTGAAACGTCTCTAATTATCACACTAACAGGAATTCTTATGCTTCGTGTGCCATTTGTCATGCCCTTGGATTGACTCTTTCCAGATTTGTCATGAAACTCAGCCTGCCTGAATGTTTGCATGGCTTCATTGCTCAAAAAACCAATCTGGTGATGGACATGAACACAGTTACAAGCTTTCGTTCATTCAGCAATTTGTTTTTGAATCACAGACATTTGCATCACTGTAGTTTCACTTTGatacaatatttatatattctggCACTCATCTGTGATGCTCTGTGCAATTTTCACATTCATGTACACCTGATCTAAGCCCTGACCTTCCAGTTtcatataaaacatatttccTGGGGAAAGGGGCTCAGTAAATACCAACATATTCTTGTAGGCATCATTGAGTTTCATTTGTTGTAATGAGTTTGAGCAATGAGACAACATTTTTAGGTGAAACATCTCAACATAAGAAAATTGGACTAGGACAAATATTGGACTAGGAATAGGAAGAATTGGACTAGGAACAATATTGGACTAGGACTAACTAGCTTTTACAACATCCcgtgatttaaaattaaaattatttctgtcgATTGTGCAAGCACTTTGTGTACACACATCTCGACGGATTCAAAGGTAAAAGCAGTACACCGTTACCTGTTGACAGCAGATATGGGATGACCCAAATGGATTCCACCGTGATTATTCAGAATCCTGGTGCTTCTGGGAGTCATATGGACCGCAGTGCTTCCATGAGGCTCACATCCATTATCTCACACCGCGAGTGATCAGAGAAAGTGATAGACTGGCTTTGTCGTCCTTCTTTCTTCTCCCAAGTTGTGCTCACACATACTTATCCTGCCCgtgtttctgttccagctgTTGCAATTCAAGCACCAAGTCTCCAAGGTCTTCTTTTTTCAGCAAATCATAcctcctctcttttctcctGAATCTTGTCTTTATCAGCTGTTAAACTAATTTTTCGTCCCCACTCTCAGTCCTGCCCCTTATATAGTGATGCCAAGCCACTCTGAACTTCATAGGAGGGGTCAATAACAAAGAACTTTCCTAGGAACCACTGTTTACTTGACATTAATCTGCAGCTATTTCCCGTACCGCTTTTAGGCGGCTACAACTGTGTAAGATTGAAAGAAAGTTAATCTTATTGAAAGAAAGATTAAGAGGCTGTCTTTTTATTGCTGGTAGTACACAAACCAAAATTTGATCGTTGcccaaataaaaatacacagcactATAGTAAATGTTCATATTATATATGTCATGGATCAGCGTGACAGTTGTTTGGATTTTATTGATACTGGTACCACTGTCTATCACTTCTGCGAACTTTTGCAGGACTAGTCCAGGGGTGTTTGGCTCCTGTACACAAAAATCTTGGCAGCCTTTAGATTCTTGTCTTTAAATTAATGAAGATATgcatatatttgaaaaaataatttttattttagacactgataaatacaaaatataagggaagagaaaaatctTAAAGATCAGAAAAGGGGAAACAGAATTAGaatagagagtgtgtgtcccattgatgtatggatgagtgacacagtgtaagtagtgcatctagcagtgtaagtcaccttggtgaataggtgtgtgggctcttaacactacatagagttcattggaagttgctttggaaaaaagcatatgctgaataaataaatgtagaatttgaatttgtaattatttatgaaaatgtatgtgaacATGGGATATGtccaaaccacacacacacacacattttcagaaccgcttgtcccatacagggtcacaggggaaccggagcctacccggcaacacagggtgtaaggccggagggggaggggacacacccaggacaggacgccagtccatcgcaaggcaccccaagcaggactcgaaccccagacctactggagagcaggaccatggtccaacccactgcgccaccgcgcccccttcatGTCCAAaccaaaaatatataatttaacatctgtaaataaactgaaaactaaatttattttcaagactGCAGTTTAAGGGAACAAATAGATAGATACTATGTATTGCATACAGGAACAGTTTACCTACAAAGTTCATCTCAAAGACCCGAGGTGGCATCATATGTTTACATATTAAATGCAGTAGATCTTAAATTTTCCAATGAAcctctttctttattgttaaccaaagtaaatttttctcatttttttccaagataatttattttttgatttcagTACCAAAATTTGGCGACCTCAAAACTTGGAGCACTAGACAATTGCTTAGGTTTGCTAGTGCTTCCAGGCTATTCTGGAACAGACTCCAATTCACCTGAGACATGTCTTCACACTGTAGAATAATCCCATGTGAACCTCGAGAGAGCATGAAAGTTCCACACGTTATGAGCttgctgttattaattttttaaatgtatctttCCTCAAAATGAGTCAGCAGCCTTCATACAGTTCATGTGGATGAGCTGCTTGGAGGAGTTTTCCAGCTGTGTGGGTGAATCCACAGCTCTCGTGTCACACTGGTGTTCAGTCGGTTTGGTCGACTCCTTCCCTttaactgattattttttaacattctaAATAACGAGAACTAGATGTTTACATCAATGTGATCTTACTAATATTCATAAATGATCAGGCTCAATTTTATCAGTGAAAGgcttaataattttaaatgtaggaacagaatattttattattttagtaaATGTTTAtgaggtagggggtgcggtggtgcagtgggttggaccgcagtcctgctctccggtgggtctggggttcgagtcccgcttggggtgccttgcggcagcctggcatcctgtcctgggtgtgtccccttccccctccggccttacgccctgtgttaccgggtaggctccggttccctgtgaccctgtaagggacaagcggttctgaaagagGATAAATGTTTATGGgttggaattaatttttttgttttctagaaCGTGAGATCGAGGAGTGACGAGGTTCAGGGAACACCTTTAGTAACCCAAACCCCCGATCCGGTACGTGTTCTACTCTGCAGACGTAATCCCTGTAATTCTGTGTTTGCAGACCAGCGGTCCCGCACGTCGATCCTTTCTAAGCCCCTTCTTGTCACAGGAAATAAATCCAAGCTGTTCTCTGGTTGCACTTGTCTCTGCGTTTCAAGCCAAGGCTCCATCATGTAACAAACAGGGTTCCGAGGTTTTCCGGGATTACtcaataaatattatttgttgCCTCCGTGGAAAGGAGAGACACGTGACAAAGCCAAGCTACACTGAACGGAAGAGGAGGACAAGGGGTATGTTTTCCATCCATCAGCTTAGCACTGGGCGCAAGGTCCTTACATTGCGCTTACTGGGTCCCTCTGAATCTCACAGGAGCAGAACCGACACATTCCAGGCTGCCCAACACACTTTCTATACTGTGTCCCTAGAAATTTCTGAAAAGGACACTGCATAAGAACTGGCATCCTTAGAGGACCGCCAGTGGTCAGACAAACATAACCAGGTTCCAGAATGCACCGTAAAGAAGTAAGACATGACAAgaacaaatgcatgttttaaaaacagttctGGATACTTTACTCTTAGAAACTGTACAGAACTTAACAGTGATACATTGACAGAACAATAACAACATTAAATATGTTGTGTAAGAAACCAACTATACACCTTGCATACAGAACAAAATggaaacacacaataaaaatttcattCTGAAACAGAACATTTATATGAACCTGTACTGTTTTTGTGTAGGGCCATAAcctgaagaaaatgtttttaaaagctaAACAAATCTACTTATACTTAAATCTACTTCAGGCCAATTACTGCTAAAAGAGGTGTACCGATAAAGATCAATTCTGCaagtacaaaatacaaaatatacatcaTTGTATCTTTCAATCTTGGTAGGTAGTGATGTCCTTAATAATTATTCCCACCACTCTTTTTTAAGGGTTGCACGACTTCAAATTTTTTAAAGTCAacagttatgtgatgaaagtcAAGTCGACATCGACTAATCACTGATGAcgtcataaataaaaacacaggagaagggaatgctttgcaacaactgacaatctgtattctcaaactgaatgcatatgctcacaacagacagctcatacataggctacttgttagacgtttattttttagcagatgcttttctccaaagtgacttccaacaaactctatgtagtgttatcagcccacacaccttattcaccaaggtgacttacactgctagatatactacttacaaagggtcactcatccatacatcagtggaacacactctctctgtcactcacacactacaggtgaacctgaacagcatgtcttcagactgtgggaggaaaccagagcactctgaggaaacccacatagacatgaggaaaacatgcaaactccacacaaactaagcggggatcaaacccacatcctctcacagacagcagcactacttgctgtggcaCTGTTCCACCCATTCttggttaggctacttgttagactGGAAATATTGTGTACTTTAGGGTATTCATCCTATTTGGTATTGTGACATTTTGATTTCtgcactttgtatgattaaaagaaaagagaaaactaATAaccaagtccttttctttttgcgtgtgctcagaaacaataaaaagctgtttttttcattttttctgcctttagtattaaaacaaaaaaatgaatgaaggcatcgAACACGGACCAACttggggaggaaaacaaaactgacgCACACGATCTAGTGCAGCTAAAGGTCTAATATCTTTGACAATGAAATTCACCAGCAACTTGGTGACTTGCAGCCGTCTTTTCTTCATTACGGCAGGGTGTTTGGTGAAGTCGCTAACTGCTGTCGAGAGGATTTGGATCATAGTGTTAGCGGATGCCTTTGTGTGCATcgcacttgtacttttgttgtacaTCAGGACGGACTTGCATTACttgcaagtgacagtagcacaggcttcatccttagtgaagtatttccacacaatTGATGAACCGCTGCTGGTTTACTGCAGtgacccaccaggctcctcacctgttgttTTCTCGGAGGCGtccatgttgttagtgtcaTAATCACGTGATCAGCGACTAGTCCAGGTCAAGTTTAAAGTGTCATCACAGAGCAGTAAAGCCGACAAATCGACTAGTCTGTGCAACCCTTACGCTTCTTTCATTTCTTCCGCTTAGTCTGGTTTTCTTCTCTCATCTCTTCAAGTTCCTTTGCCATTAGATGGGATTCAGCCGTTGTTTCTGACAACTGAAAAAAGGTG includes:
- the slc16a8 gene encoding monocarboxylate transporter 3 codes for the protein MGVRMGQGRGPPAPDGGWGWAVLLSCFVVTGFSYAFPKAVSIYFKELMRDFGVGYSDTAWISSIMLAMLYGSGPVSSIMVNKFGCRPVMLFGGLLASAGMVAASFTTNIVQLYLTAGVATGMGLALNFQPSLIMLGCYFDRRRPLANGLAAAGSPVFLSALSPLGQVLVDHFGWRGGFLIMGGLLLNCCTCGAVMRPLEQKQNKEDDSSKSEDCTEQSEKTNMKNRKKLLDFSVLRNKGLVIYIITKFVAILGLFVPTILLVNYAKDQGIPDHEAAFLLSIIGFVDIFARPTCGLVAGLKRVRPRMAYFFSLALLFNGLTDVCSARSTSYIGLVVFCVFFGLSYGMVGALQFEMLMGIVGTRGFSSALGLVLLIEAVAVLIGPPSAGRLVDAYKSYELIFYMAGGELIAAGVCLCVASYCCVGRSKKHNPHKEAERDVEKDLPVADGTHTDHNSEQSRGAA